The region TGATAATCCACTTATTGGAAAAAATGAAGATGAGCTTGGTCCGAGATTCCCTGATATGAGTGAACCATACTCACTTGAATTGATTAAACTTGCTGATGAGGTTGCCAAAGAAAACAATATAAAGGTTCATAAAGGTGTTTATGTTGCTGTTCCCGGTCCAAACTTAGAAACAAAAGCTGAGTATAAATTTTTGCGTGCTGCCGGTGCAGATGTTGTTGGTATGTCAACAATTCCTGAAAATATTGTAGCAAATCATATGGGAATGAAAGTGTTTGGAATGAGTATCATTACCGATGAGTGTTTTCCTGAAAATCTTAAACCGGTAAATGTTGAAGAGATAATTGCCGCAGCAATGAAGGCAGAACCAAAAATGACTTTAATTATGAAAGAAATAATAAAGAGATTATAATGGCATTTTCACCCAAAAGAGTGTTGGTTAATTACAGTGCAGCAGTGCTGCTTGCGTTTTTTTTATTCTTCTCAAATTTTTTAAATACAAATCTTTTTGATTTTGGTCAGCTTAATTTTGCAGTGTGGTTTGTTCTTTCAATTTTCTGTTTTAGCTGCGGATGGTTTATTAACCGTGTTTTGGGATGGCAGCACGGTGGAAAAATTGTTTTCGCAATTATTATTGCTATTACAGCGCTTAGTTTGTTTATAGTAATTTTCTTTGACGAATATTTTTCAGCCTCACAATTGATTACTGAAAATATAATCCTTTACAGCCTAAGAAACATTATGCTCGGTGCAATGGGTTTTTTCGGAATGGCTATACAGGAGGTGCTGGGCTCTGAAAGAGAAAGTGTTTTGTTAAAGGAAAAAATCAAAGTCTATGAGCAGACAATGCTCGATGCAAAAAAAGAAGCAGAATTAACTCTTAAGGAAGCTAAAGTTAAAGCTGAAAAACTTATTAATGATACCGAACTTCACGCTAAGAATACTATTCTTAAAAAAGAAAGAATTGAACGTGAGTTAAAAGAGTTTATTCATACAGAAAGAGAATTAATTAAAAAGTACGAAGAATTATAGTATTACACATCTATAGCGATTTAAAATGTTTAAACAGAATCTAGAAAAAATTGGTTACCCTCAGTTAGAACAAATAATACTCCAGTTCTGGCAGGAAAATAAAGTATTTGAAAAGAGCATTTCTACACGGGACGAAAATAAATCCTGGACATTTTATGAAGGTCCGCCTACAGCAAACGGAAAGCCCGGCATTCATCACGTAATGGCAAGAACTTTAAAAGATCTTGTCTGCCGTTATAAAACCTTGCAAGGTTATCGTGTTAACAGAAAAGCCGGATGGGATACACATGGCTTACCGGTTGAGATTGAAGTTGAAAAATCTCTTGGGATAAAACATAAAAGCGAAGTTCTTGAATACGGAGTTGAAAAGTATAATCAAAAATGCCGCGAATCAGTTTTTACCTATCTTGACCTTTGGGAAAAGATGACAACCAGAATGGGATATTGGATTGATCTTAAATCAGCATATATAACTCTTGACAATAATTATATTGAATCGGTTTGGTGGGCATTAAAAACTTTATTTGATAAAGGACTTATTTATAAAGATTATAAAATTGTTCCGCAGGACCCAAAATCTGAAACTGTTTTGTCTTCGCACGAGCTTGCACTTGGTTACCGTGAAACAAAAGACCCATCGGTTTATACTCTGTTTAAACTTGCTGAAACTGACGAGCATTTTCTTGTATGGACAACTACTCCCTGGACTTTGATTTCCAATGTTGCTTTGGCTGTGGGTTCTGATATTGATTATGTTAAAATTAAAACAGAGCGCAATATCATTATTCTGGCAAAAGAAAGATTATCAGTTGTTGAAGAAGAATATGAAATTCTTGCAGAGATGAAAGGTAAAGACCTTGCGGGAATTGAATATGAACAGTTGATGGATTATTGTGAAGTTGATAAAAAAGCCTTTTACGTGATTGAAGGTGATTTTGTAAGTACGGGAGATGGCTCGGGTATAGTACATATTGCCCCGGCATTTGGTGCAGACGATTATGAAATTTCTAAGAAATATGATCTGCCGATGCTTCAGCCGGTTACCCGTGCAGGAATTTTTACTGATGAAGTTACAGATTTTGCTGGCAAGTTTGTTAAAGATGCTGATCAGGATATTATTCTGAAATTGAAGAAAGAAGGAAAACTTTATAAGAAAGAAACCATTCTTCATACTTATCCTTTCTGCTGGCGTCATCCTGAAGTACCGGTAATTTATTATGCCCGTGAAAGCTGGTTTATCCGAACAACTTCTGTTGCAGACAGGATGGTTGAACTTAATAAACAAATCAATTGGCAGCCGCCTGAAGTTGGAAGCGGCAGATTTGGAAATTGGCTTGAAGAAAATAAAGACTGGGCTTTATCGAGGGACAGATTCTGGGCAACACCTTTACCAATCTGGGTAAGTGAAGATGGTGATGCTTTTGCAATCGGAAGTATTGATGAGGTTAAAAAAGGATTTATTGAAGAGAATGGAAAAAGAATTTCTCTAAAAGATATTAAAGAGATTGATCTTCATAAACCATTTGTTGATAAAATACTATTTGAAAAAAGCGGAAAGATTTATAAACGAACCCCCGAAGTAATAGATGTCTGGTTTGATTCCGGTGCAATGCCGTTTGCTCAATATCATTATCCGTTCGAAAATAAAGATGTTTTTGAAAAGAAATTATTCCCTTCACAATTTATCTGCGAAGGAATTGACCAGACACGCGGTTGGTTTTACACATTACATGCAATTGCAACAATGTTGTTTGATAATGTTGCATTCAAGAATGTAATTGTAAACGAGTTGATACTTGATAAAACCGGTAGAAAAATGTCTAAGTCGTTGGGCAATACAGTTGATCCGTTTGCTTTATTTGATAAATACGGCGCAGATGCAACAAGATGGTATCTGGTAACTAATTCCCCGCCCTGGCGTCCAACATTATTTGATGAAGAAGGGCTGGTTGAAGTTCAAAGAAAATTCTTTGGAACACTGATTAACACTTATTCTTTCTTTGCTCTTTATGCAAACATTGATGAGTTTAATTTTAAAGATGATCTGACTGCTTATGAAGAAAGACCTGAGATTGACCGCTGGATAGTTTCTAAATTAAATGCACTTGTTGAAGAATATGAACAGTTAATGGATGAATACGATGTAACAAAAGCAGCACGTGCAGTTTCAAATTTCACAATTGATCAGCTTTCCAACTGGTATGTCAGAAGAAGCAGAAGACGTTTTTGGAAATCTGAAATGAATAAGGAAAAACTTTCTGCATATCAGACATTATACGAATGTTTAATAACGATATGTAAACTAACATCACCATTTGCGCCGTTTATTTCAGAAACAATTTATCTTGAACTGAACAATGAAACAAAACTTGAAAACTATGGCTCTGTTCATCTTGCAGATTTTCCTAAAATAACATTTCGTGATAAAGCTCTTGAGGAAAAAATGGAAGTTGCTCAGAATGTTGTTTATTTAACAAGAGCAATGCGTGCAAAGAACAATCTTAAAGTGCGACAGCCTTTGCAAAAAATTATGGTGGCTTTAGATAAGAGCAAGCACGATGCTTTATCCAAGATGCAGGATGTTATCCTTGAAGAAGTAAATATCAAAGAACTGATAATCTTAACTGACGATTCAGAGATTGTAAATAAATCAGCAAAGGCTAATTTTAAATCAATAGGCCCAAAGTTCGGGAAAAAAGTAAAAATCATTTCCGAGCTGATTAAGAACTTTACCAAAGATCAAATAGAAATAATTGAAAAGAATGATTATCTGATATTAGATGTTGATGGCGAAAAAATATCTATTGGCAAAGACGATGTTGAAATTATAAGTTCTGAGATTACCGGCTGGGTTGTAGAAGCAGAAGCTGGGATTACTGTTGCAATAGATACAGAGCTGAATAATAACCTGATTGAAGAAGGACTTGCACGTGAATTTGTAAACAGAGTACAGAATATGAGAAAAGATGCCGGCTTTGATGTAACTGACAAAATTATTATTAACTTTGCAGGCTCTGAAAATTTAGTTAAAGCAATAAATAATTTTAATCAATATATTTCCACTGAAACTCTTGCAGAAAAATTATCTGATAAAGCTGGTTCAAACAACGGTTTTAAACAGGAATTTAAAATAGGCGAGTTTAATTGTTCAATTAGCATTGAAAAAGTTAAAGTCTAATTAGAGGAGAAGTAAACATGGCTAAAAAAAAACCAGTTAAAAAAGTAACAAAGAAGAACACTGCTAAAACAAGTAAGAAAGTTGTGAAGAAAGAAGAAAAAAAGAAGAAACCAGTTAAAGTTTCTACTCCAAAAAAATCGTTAAAAAAAGAATCACCGAAGAAAAAAGTAACAGCTAAGAAAAAAGAAGTTAAAAAAGCTGTAAAAGCAACTGCGCCTAAAGCAAAAACCACAACCAAAAAAACAGTATCGGTAAAAAAACAGATTGAAAAAAGATTAATTGTTAAACCGAGAACTAAACCGGCAGTTGTAAAACCTAAAGAAGAAGACATCATAACACCTGAAATGGTAGCTGCCAATCGTGCTGCTGCTTTAAAAAAGATTAAAGGCTACAGTAAAAAAGATCTGGAGTATTTTAAAGGAATAATCCTTGAGAAACGTGATGAAATTCTTGAACAGCTTCAGAATTTAAGAGAACAAATGCTTGATCCGACCACAGGTGAATATATAAACGAAAATTCTCCTTATTCACTTCATATGGCTGAACAAGGCACTGATGCAATGGAAAGAGAAAAAACTTTTCTTTATGCTCAAAGAGAAAATAAATTTTTAGGATATCTGGAAGATGCATTAAAGAGAATTGATAATGGAACCTATGGTATTTGTGTCGAGTGCATAGAAGAGCCTCAACATCTTTGCCCAAC is a window of Ignavibacterium sp. DNA encoding:
- a CDS encoding conjugal transfer protein TraR, which produces MAKKKPVKKVTKKNTAKTSKKVVKKEEKKKKPVKVSTPKKSLKKESPKKKVTAKKKEVKKAVKATAPKAKTTTKKTVSVKKQIEKRLIVKPRTKPAVVKPKEEDIITPEMVAANRAAALKKIKGYSKKDLEYFKGIILEKRDEILEQLQNLREQMLDPTTGEYINENSPYSLHMAEQGTDAMEREKTFLYAQRENKFLGYLEDALKRIDNGTYGICVECIEEPQHLCPTCPLIPKERLAAVPHSQLCLPMKQKQEKR
- the ileS gene encoding isoleucine--tRNA ligase, giving the protein MFKQNLEKIGYPQLEQIILQFWQENKVFEKSISTRDENKSWTFYEGPPTANGKPGIHHVMARTLKDLVCRYKTLQGYRVNRKAGWDTHGLPVEIEVEKSLGIKHKSEVLEYGVEKYNQKCRESVFTYLDLWEKMTTRMGYWIDLKSAYITLDNNYIESVWWALKTLFDKGLIYKDYKIVPQDPKSETVLSSHELALGYRETKDPSVYTLFKLAETDEHFLVWTTTPWTLISNVALAVGSDIDYVKIKTERNIIILAKERLSVVEEEYEILAEMKGKDLAGIEYEQLMDYCEVDKKAFYVIEGDFVSTGDGSGIVHIAPAFGADDYEISKKYDLPMLQPVTRAGIFTDEVTDFAGKFVKDADQDIILKLKKEGKLYKKETILHTYPFCWRHPEVPVIYYARESWFIRTTSVADRMVELNKQINWQPPEVGSGRFGNWLEENKDWALSRDRFWATPLPIWVSEDGDAFAIGSIDEVKKGFIEENGKRISLKDIKEIDLHKPFVDKILFEKSGKIYKRTPEVIDVWFDSGAMPFAQYHYPFENKDVFEKKLFPSQFICEGIDQTRGWFYTLHAIATMLFDNVAFKNVIVNELILDKTGRKMSKSLGNTVDPFALFDKYGADATRWYLVTNSPPWRPTLFDEEGLVEVQRKFFGTLINTYSFFALYANIDEFNFKDDLTAYEERPEIDRWIVSKLNALVEEYEQLMDEYDVTKAARAVSNFTIDQLSNWYVRRSRRRFWKSEMNKEKLSAYQTLYECLITICKLTSPFAPFISETIYLELNNETKLENYGSVHLADFPKITFRDKALEEKMEVAQNVVYLTRAMRAKNNLKVRQPLQKIMVALDKSKHDALSKMQDVILEEVNIKELIILTDDSEIVNKSAKANFKSIGPKFGKKVKIISELIKNFTKDQIEIIEKNDYLILDVDGEKISIGKDDVEIISSEITGWVVEAEAGITVAIDTELNNNLIEEGLAREFVNRVQNMRKDAGFDVTDKIIINFAGSENLVKAINNFNQYISTETLAEKLSDKAGSNNGFKQEFKIGEFNCSISIEKVKV